From one Musa acuminata AAA Group cultivar baxijiao chromosome BXJ2-6, Cavendish_Baxijiao_AAA, whole genome shotgun sequence genomic stretch:
- the LOC135615830 gene encoding cytochrome P450 86A1-like: MAGIIQAIQQQQQRQVEGDSLRLLLAALVVALAVSTYLTWFWALTRRLNGPKVWPFLGSLPGLVANRARMHDWISDNLRATDEAATYQTCILPLPLLARRQGLVTVTCHPRNLEHVLRSRFENYPKGPQMQAAFHDLLGRGIFNSDGETWLIQRKTAALEFTTRTLRQAMARWTNRSIKDRLWRILDDRCGDGKAVDLQDLLLRLTFDNICGLTFGKDPETLSPGLPHNAFTAAFDAATEATLQRLLFPDFFWRLKKALRLGSEQRLRKSLEVVDQHMATAIAERKLAPSDDLLSRFMKKRDADGNAFSSSVLQRIALNFLLAGRDTSSVALSWFFWTVMLRPDVEKKLVDEMTAVLTDTRGPDTATWLAEPMRFDELDRLVHLKAALQETLRLYPSVPQDTKYVVADDVLPDGTVVPAGSTVTYSIYSVGRMESIWGKDCREFRPERWLSAEGDRFEPAKDPYQFVAFNGGPRTCLGKDLADLQMKSIASAVLLRYRLELVPGHRVQQKMSLTLFMKNGLRVYVRPRSHGDDARHPCSSPDQVSVSSTATTTAVAA, encoded by the coding sequence ATGGCAGGAATTATCCAAGCGatccaacagcagcagcagcggcaagtAGAAGGTGATAGCCTCCGCTTGCTGCTGGCGGCGCTCGTGGTGGCTTTGGCGGTGTCGACCTACCTGACGTGGTTCTGGGCGCTCACGCGGCGGCTGAACGGCCCCAAGGTGTGGCCATTTTTGGGCAGCCTTCCGGGTCTCGTCGCCAACCGTGCCCGCATGCACGACTGGATCTCCGACAACCTCCGGGCCACCGACGAAGCTGCCACCTACCAGACCTGCATCCTGCCGCTGCCTCTCCTTGCTCGCCGTCAGGGGCTGGTGACGGTCACTTGCCACCCCCGGAACTTGGAGCACGTCCTGCGCAGCCGCTTCGAGAACTACCCCAAGGGCCCCCAGATGCAGGCCGCCTTCCACGACCTGCTCGGCCGCGGCATCTTCAACTCCGACGGCGAGACGTGGCTCATCCAGCGCAAGACCGCCGCCCTCGAGTTTACCACCCGCACCCTTCGCCAAGCCATGGCCCGATGGACGAACCGCTCCATTAAGGACCGCCTCTGGCGCATCCTTGATGACCGCTGCGGTGACGGGAAAGCCGTCGACCTCCAggacctcctcctccgcctcaccTTCGACAACATCTGCGGTCTCACCTTTGGCAAGGACCCCGAGACGCTGTCCCCAGGCCTCCCCCACAACGCCTTCACCGCGGCCTTCGACGCTGCCACCGAGGCCACCCTCCAGCGCTTGCTGTTCCCTGACTTCTTCTGGCGCTTGAAGAAGGCCCTGCGCCTCGGAAGCGAACAGAGGCTGCGGAAGAGCCTCGAGGTAGTCGACCAGCACATGGCCACGGCCATCGCGGAGCGCAAGCTAGCCCCCTCCGACGACCTGCTCTCCCGGTTCATGAAGAAGCGCGACGCCGACGGCAACGCCTTCTCGTCCTCGGTTCTCCAGCGTATCGCCCTCAATTTCTTGCTCGCCGGGCGCGACACCTCATCCGTCGCCCTCAGCTGGTTCTTCTGGACTGTAATGTTGCGGCCCGACGTGGAGAAGAAGCTTGTCGACGAGATGACGGCGGTACTGACGGATACGCGCGGGCCGGACACAGCCACGTGGTTAGCGGAGCCGATGAGATTCGACGAGCTGGACCGGCTGGTGCACCTGAAGGCGGCACTGCAGGAGACCCTGCGACTGTACCCGTCAGTGCCGCAGGACACCAAGTACGTGGTCGCCGACGACGTCCTGCCGGACGGGACCGTAGTGCCGGCGGGTTCGACCGTCACCTACTCCATCTACTCAGTGGGGAGAATGGAGTCGATATGGGGGAAGGACTGCAGAGAGTTCCGTCCAGAGAGGTGGCTGTCGGCCGAGGGGGACCGATTCGAGCCGGCCAAGGATCCATATCAGTTCGTGGCGTTCAACGGCGGGCCGAGGACGTGCCTGGGGAAGGATCTGGCCGACCTCCAAATGAAGTCCATCGCGTCAGCGGTGCTGCTCCGCTACCGCCTGGAGCTCGTGCCGGGCCACCGGGTGCAGCAGAAGATGTCCCTCACCCTCTTCATGAAGAACGGGCTTCGAGTCTACGTGCGACCAAGAAGCCACGGCGACGACGCCCGCCATCCGTGCTCGTCTCCGGATCAAGTGAGTGTTTCATCGACTGCTAccaccaccgctgtcgctgcttaA
- the LOC135615831 gene encoding sulfoquinovosyl transferase SQD2-like has protein sequence MIPADSLLRTNHLCSPAVTPSPPTHLLSFHYPPASSPSLSFSSSSFPRELRIALPRGRRKIGAYAEMSKKMVIEEVKEDEEEEETPPMILEDQEGNFKPRRIALFVEPSPFAYISGYKNRFQNFIKHLREMGDEVIVVTTHEGVPQEFYGAKVIGSWSFPCPWYQKVPLSLALSPRIISEVAKFKPDIIHASSPGIMVFGALAIAKLLCVPIVMSYHTHVPIYIPRYTFSWLVKPMWLIIRFLHRAADLTLVPSAAISKDLIDAHVAAANKIRLWNKGVDSDNFHPRYRSHEMRMRLSNGEPEKPLLIHVGRLGVEKSLDFLKSVMDRLPGVRIAFVGDGPYRSELEKMFSGMPVVFTGMLQGVELSQAYASGDVFMMPSESETLGFVVLEAMSSGVPVVAARAGGIPDIIPEEQEGKTSFLFAPGDLDDCMSKIERLLSCREFREAMGKAAREEMEKYDWRAATRKIRNEQYNAAIWFWRKKRAQLLGPLQRLVRRFFKSPQINYG, from the exons ATGATTCCCGCTGACTCACTACTTCGCACAAACCATCTCTGCTCTCCCGCCGTCACCCCTTCTCCGCCGACGCACCTCCTTAGCTTCCATTACCCCCctgcttcttccccttctcttagcTTCTCGTCGTCGTCTTTTCCGAGGGAGCTGCGGATCGCCTTGCCGCGAGGGAGGCGGAAAATTGGGGCCTACGCCGAGATGAGCAAGAAGATGGTCATTGAAGAGGtgaaggaggacgaggaggaggaagaaacgcCACCCATGATCTTGGAGGATCAAGAGGGTAACTTTAAGCCTCGCCGCATTGCCCTCTTCGTCGAGCCCTCCCCCTTCGC ttatatTTCTGGATATAAGAACCGCTTCCAGAATTTCATCAAACATCTGCGTGAAATGGGGGATGAG GTCATTGTGGTGACTACCCATGAAGGGGTACCTCAGGAATTCTATGGCGCAAAGGTTATTGGTTCATGGAG TTTCCCCTGCCCATGGTATCAGAAAGTTCCACTTTCATTGGCACTGAGCCCTAGAATAATTTCAGAAGTGGCAAAGTTCAAGCCTGACATTATTCATGCATCTTCTCCAGGAATCATG GTGTTTGGTGCTTTGGCAATTGCCAAATTGCTTTGTGTTCCAATAGTGATGTCATATCACACCCACGTTCCAAT ATATATTCCCAGATATACATTCAGTTGGTTGGTGAAGCCCATGTGGTTGATAATAA GGTTCCTTCATAGAGCTGCTGATCTTACTTTAGTGCCTTCAGCTGCTATTAGCAAGGATCTTATAGATGCTCATGTAGCAGCAG CTAACAAAATTCGCCTTTGGAACAAGGGTGTTGATTCAGATAACTTCCACCCTCGTTATCGGAGCCATGAAATGCGTATGAGGCTAAG TAATGGTGAACCAGAAAAGCCATTGTTAATTCATGTTGGACGATTAGGAGTTGAAAAGAGCTTGGATTTTCTGAAAAG TGTTATGGATAGGCTGCCAGGAGTAAGAATTGCTTTCGTCGGAGATGGACCATATAG GTCTGAACTGGAAAAGATGTTCTCAGGTATGCCGGTGGTGTTCACTGGAATGCTGCAGGGAGTAGAGCTCTCGCAAGCATACGCCAGCGGGGATGTTTTCATGATGCCTTCGGAGTCGGAGACCCTCGGCTTCGTCGTGTTGGAGGCCATGTCGTCCGGAGTTCCCGTCGTAGCAGCCCGTGCCGGAGGAATTCCAGACATCATACCGGAGGAGCAGGAAGGGAAGACCAGCTTCCTCTTCGCTCCCGGCGACCTTGATGACTGCATGAGCAAGATCGAGCGGCTCCTGTCATGCAGGGAGTTCAGAGAAGCCATGGGCAAGGCGGCGCGGGAGGAGATGGAGAAGTACGACTGGAGAGCAGCGACGCGGAAGATACGTAACGAGCAGTACAATGCGGCAATCTGGttctggaggaagaagagggctcAGCTTCTCGGACCGCTCCAACGGTTGGTCAGAAGGTTCTTCAAATCACCACAAATCAACTATGGTTGA